The Aedes aegypti strain LVP_AGWG chromosome 3, AaegL5.0 Primary Assembly, whole genome shotgun sequence genome contains a region encoding:
- the LOC110678274 gene encoding A-kinase anchor protein 10, mitochondrial-like, with protein sequence MVTVVPRKNSITGSNSSNSLAHQEPSSKATSADDVIDSGGANHSGEPANDEQALQEAEQLDNPTEVRSRLSRNLHILAEQSCICYFVQYLETKEALALVKFLLDVESFKAAASADNARVDGGNGTGKDGRISLALCGGTCSERIFDDAQQYLLEAMEKSYLNAFLESSFYSKYTFEVLSSDSLTLKDILCSEMALFYFMEYLEQKGKRYILEFCVTVSHFRRSTENSQGQEDAVVLYEKYYSLQATCPLKVSDKIRFLVEEGICSPEAGMIKNCFEIPSRIIERFLEKRYFQGFLKS encoded by the exons atggtg ACGGTTGTGCCGCGGAAAAATTCAATCACTGgaagcaacagcagcaacagtTTGGCGCATCAGGAACCATCATCGAAAGCGACCTCGGCCGATGATGTCATTGATTCCGGCGGTGCAAATCATAGTGGTGAACCGGCAAACGACGAGCAAGCCCTGCAGGAAGCCGAACAGTTGGATAATCCGACGGAAGTCCGGTCGCGACTGTCCCGGAATCTGCATATTCTGGCCGAGCAAAGTTGCATTTGCTACTTTGTGCAGTACCTGGAAACGAAAGAAGCCCTAGCGTTGGTCAAATTCTTGCTCGACGTGGAGAGCTTCAAGGCGGCTGCCAGTGCGGACAATGCCCGGGTTGATGGCGGAAATGGCACTGGGAAAGACGGT CGCATTTCGTTGGCCCTGTGCGGTGGAACTTGCAGCGAGCGGATTTTCGACGACGCCCAACAGTACCTGCTGGAGGCGATGGAGAAGAGCTACCTGAATGCGTTCCTGGAGAGCAGCTTCTACAGTAAATATACCTTTGAGGTGCTCTCGAGCGACAGTTTAACCTTGAAGGATATACTCTGCAGCGAGATGGCTCTGTTCTACTTTATGGAATACCTGGAACAGAAGGGCAAACGGTACATTTTGGAGTTTTGTGTGACGGTCAGCCACTTTCGCAGGAGCACCGAAAACAGCCAAGGACAAGAGGATGCTGTCGTGCTGTACGAGAAGTACTACTCACTCCAGGCGACCTGTCCATTGAAAGTTAGTGATAAAATCCGTTTCCTGGTCGAAGAAGGGATCTGTTCACCAGAAGCAGGAATGATCAAAAATTGTTtcgaaattccttcgaggataATTGAACGATTCCTTGAGAAGCGgtacttccaaggattcctgaaATCTTAA